CTTTTTTTCCCCATCACATTTAGCGGTagatggactaaatcaaaatggctcttaaaaccttttcgcttcctttccatgatgTAGAAGATGCTCGTCCCGTTGTCggcccgttatcgcttttgggtcaattggaaacaacctctctgcatttgcaggggtaaggttgcgtacacccaacccccccttaccccgcttcttgcggggcctttttgaggcaatggggtaatgataatgatgaataATGACATTTAGCGGTAGATAGACAAAGGCCACCTAAAAACAATACTTATTCAGAAAAATCAATATATTTGTAACCCCGCCTTGCATCAAATAAATGTTTCAGCAGTAACAAAGAGGCGAAGAGCGTCTAAATATTACTTAGATAGTTGCCCAAATTTCCCAAAAACATGACTTATTCTCACCCGTCAAATATCATACTACTTGGACTCAAACATACACAACAGACGCATCCATGAATGTGCACATCCGCGTGTTCTATCTTTAGGTAACAAGATTAAGATAAAAGGGACTTAATAATAAATATGTGTGGTTGGGGTGGGAGGAGATATTGGAGGATTGTATCCCAACCTGGAGGTTGTTAGACATGACAGCTAATAGTCGATCAAATGATCCAAGGTCAGTCAAAGGAATAGTTTATACTTTATTGAAACATACTGCTTCGTTTTTATTAGTTGCTCCACTAGGACTGGCACACatttgaagaacaaaaatatAGGAGGGTATTCAGAGGGATAGAACCCCCATGTGATGAGGCAAAAGGTAAGAGAGAGAAGGAACGGTTTAGGGTACCCTTGGTCAATTTAAAGATGAAATTTACCAAAGGAAAAGTGAAAAGAATATTTTATAACCACCAAAAATAGAGTCAGTCGGTTGGGGACATACAAGACAGAGAAAGAAAGTTCTTATTCCATTTATAAGTGCTTAGTTCattatttttcaatttcccCTTTTACCCTTTCTGTGCTATCTAGGTGCTTTATCCCGAAATCTGACTTTCTGATTCCTCTCACCCCTCAATCAAACAGCCACAAAGACCGTTGACGTACACCTTGTCAAACCTTCAACAAAGCACTATGGTggaagagaagaaagaaaaactGGAGTCTGGAGGTCCTCAGAGCAGCACCTATAAAATGAGAGGAGGGAGACCAGAACCATGTAGCTGAGAGCACCAAAGGTCACCACCAAGACCGTTGACGTACACCTTGTCAAACCTTCAACAAACCACTATGATGGAACTTggaagagaagaaagaaaaactGGAGTCTGGAGGTCCTCAGAGAAGCACCTATACAATGAGAGGAGGGAGACCAGAACCATGTAGCTGATAGCACCAAAGGTCAAGCTTAGGCCTTAGCACAGTCGTGATAGAATCTATAGTACGCAGTCCCGCACTTAGACAAACTCCAACTTCGCCACGGGTGAGCTTGGATTTAAGCCATACCATAGATGACCGCGATTGGTTTGTGTGGGGGTGGAGCAAGAACAGCGATGTTGCTAGTTCATGATGATGCCGGGGAAAGTAAAGATTGGGGATATTAATTGTAAAAAAATGTATGGAGAGAGTTCTCATTGAACACCTATTTGATATTATGAGCAAAGCAATTTTAAAAGAAGGCATATAAGTTGAAcaaaccaacaacaacaacaacaacaaagccttagtcccaaaatgatttggggtccgCTAACATCAATCtcataggagatcgtcattgtgaccaatcaaaccagaaaggagcgggaagttaaaagaataaacaagaGGGAGAAAGTGGATAAGTTGAACAAACCAAATCCCTTTCCTTGATTAATTTAACCCTTAATCCCCTTTCTATATACCCTTTTATTCTACCAAGTGAAAAAAAGATGTTAAACGGTCTTGCCTCCTAAATTAATTTAAACCTGAACATCCAAATAAACTCCCTCGGGCACTCACACAATTGAGTTAACATCTTCCAATTTTGGGATGTCCCACAATCAAATTAACATTTAGGTTCCAAAAAACTTTCCTCCCTGCCGTTCAAGAAAGTTGGATCCCACACCCCCAATCCCCACCCATCTTTTCTCTGGACTTTTCTTATCTACGTGCAAAAAAGTAGATGCAACTTAATTGTGAAAAGTATAACTTGATTGTGGAAAGGGTAGTGTGCAACAATGAAGCAATAAAAAACATGTTCAGATCATAAACATACCCAATATCTTATCAGCATGCATTAAAATGTCTTACCAACAGCATTAGGGTTCAATCTTTTCACCTGAAATTATCTAAATGTATTATCCCTAAATTTGTTGCGCTATAGTTGTGTATTGTCCTTATATGCAAAGTAAACCAGACGAAATCCCAGAGAGGGGGATCCAGGAGTAGATCTATTAGACAGACCAAAGTGTTTAAATCCATTCCTAACCTctaaaatcaaaggaaaaataTAGTTATACGCAACAACACAGAGCCATGAATTCTGCAGCAACTGGGGCTGGGCAGAGTCCAGATGCAACACCAATTTGGGCCGGGCAAATGCAGATAGCATGTAACTAATGAAAAGCAAACACTCTAACaaatatgatgatgatgacatAGAAGAGATCTTAGATTCCACACCCAAGCCTTCAACCATTAATTAAACTACTCCCACAACAAGAGAGTTTTTGAGTTACTAAATCCCATGCTACAGGCCTTATAAAGTTCATCAACATAGTCATTAGAAAGGTGTTAACATAACTTGGCATGCTTGACATAAATACTCAATTATAtgcttcctccattcttttttagttgacacgGTTCGATTATTGACACTATTAattaatctactttgactatcgattgtgatttatatttaagaaaaaatatagtcatgcgTGATCTTGTTATAATTGTATGgatttataatatcaactttttataaattttacccattgataataaaatatatcaacgattgaaatattgaaataatTGCACTGGCAAACGTGATAAAAGAAATGTGTCAATtaaaaaagaatggaggaagtctATAAATGCACATGATTTAGAAATAAAGGGTAGCAGATACATACCTGTTCCAAAAGCAGGGGCCTGCAACACTCCCAAGATCACTCAAGCTTCAACAAAACTTAATATCAATGCAGGACCGAAGCAGGATGCAGAAACTGTAGCATCTGCTTGCGGTTAATCACCTCAGTAGATTCTTCTTCACAAAAGGGAGAATAGTCAGTGAACAATTACCTACAAAGGTTAATCAACTCGAAATCTAGGAGATAGAATAACAAACCTCCAAAAATCTTTGACATGGGTTTCACACCTGAAAACGACCTTCCCACAAAGATTGACCTTGAAACTGCTGTAAAAATGGCATTGCCTGCTGATTTCCtttctgctgctgctgctcacaGAAATTAAGACCATCAGGAAACTGGTAGTCTTGCCAAAGTGCATTGTTCTCAACTGGGGCTCGGATAGCTGAAACCTGTTTTCCAGGAAAAGGAAAGCTTATTGACCCTGGTGTGTCATTCCACTTGCCAACGTGGTTATACAAAGCTCCGTTGAGATTGGTGCAGATGTCAAACCCCATGTCTTGCTTTGTTGAGGACGGCATCTTATATCCATCTAGCCAACTATAATCATCCATCATTGGGTTTTCATCCTTCACACCAGGCTCAATCTGAGGATCATCAGCGCATTTAGGAGTAGCAGGTGTAAAACCTGGAGGAGGGCCTACACGTCTGATGGGCCGACTGACAGGATTTTTTCGAGAACCAACTGGGAAGACTGAATGAGACTTGATAGTGGAAACGTTCAAATCAGGACCAGATGATATAATAAAGTCAGTCTTAGATGGCATGCTAGCTTCTGAAATCTGCACTGGATATCCATTACTAGTATTGAGATTGACAGCATGCGTGAACGGAAGCGATAAGGCAGTAGATTGCAAAGGAGTAAAATTCTCAGAAGGCATTTGGTTCATCAGAAGGCCATTATCCATCAGGTTCAAATTCCTAAACCCACTCATCACAGAAGCCTGCTGCTCCGACAGCCAACCAGAAGTAGGGAGTTGAATAGGTTGCATATGTTGGGAGGAAGCATTAGAAACAGAAATAGAAGGTCTCAATGTTGCGGTATGAGTCTCGTGACCATTCTGAAGGATTCCATTTGGGAAAACTCCATTGAAAAGGTTTCCATTTGGTGATACTGACACAGGCCGGTCATAAAGTCCCAGATCTCCACCAGACATATTAGCAACAAGCCCAAGATCCTCACAAGAAGTTAAAGCTTGAAACCCAGTATCAAATTGTTTATCTGCAGCTGAGGGCTTAAAAACAATAACTTCTTCCTCATCCTCTAACTCGACCATCTTCACTGGTCCAAGAACTCTCGGACTCGATTTCTTATCACTTGACATTTCTTGACCCGTGACTTTTGACATCAGTGTTTCAGGTGAGGCTTCAGGACATAATTGTGCCTCAACCCCAAGAACAAATTTCTTCAAGTCAGAATCAAAATGAACACCCTGCTGCCCGATCCCAACAACACCAGTAAAGATCTTGCCAGCAGCTATTATCCGCAGGACGCGAGTTGTTTTCTCCCTAACTCCGCcattatttccatttccaaaagTATGCTTCCTAGAGaagtctaggatttggtgtgCAGCGTGTAGAGGCAGAAATCCCCTCAACTCAAAGTCCTCCCATAGAGCCAGACGATTGGAAGTTTCACCTTCTTCATACTTGCTCATGTTGGAAAAGCATGACTCATCTTCATCATTAGAAAAGAACCCACTTGACAACAGCTTGTTAAAGAAAGTGATACAGGAATTCCAAAAGAAAATTCTAGCACTAGATTGCTTTTCCCCTGCTTCACTGCAAGTCGCAACATCTGGATGGCAAGCTAACCATTCTACAAACACTAAAACTCCAGGCACTAGATAACTTGACAAAGGTTCATGTAACTGCAGGCATCGCTTAACAATATGTCCCATGAACTCAAAAATTGCAGTATATGCATTTTGGAGAAGGACCGAACGCTGCAAGATCTCTGCATATGACTGACTCTCAGATTCTCTTTTCACATTGTGCACTGTAAATATGAGAATGGCCACCAGCCTGACGATAACATGTCCACATTCAGTAGCATCTGACCCAAAACTGTATTGCTCTTCCAACCCAGATGAAAGAAGCACCAAAAAATCATTCTTGGCCATCGACAACACATCAGCAAAGGTTTCCAGACTGAACACATAAGAAGCAAAGATTAATGCCTATCATCAATGCATAGAAGAATCacatcaaacaaataaatataaTACCTTGTACGGGTAAACAATATGCCATTTACTCTGACAAACTTAATGCAAAATGCTTTAAAAGTTTCTGGGATGCTAGGTGCCTTTTCTTTACTTGGACTAGATTGACATCTGTTTTCTTTTACAAAAGACCTTGCTTCGCCTCTTCCTTTCCCTTTCCCGGACACCCGTGATATAGCTGCCTTAGTTGTCGAAGTTTTAGAATCCTCTAGTAGTTGTGAATAATTCTGACGATTCTGCCATAGAAGAATAAGACCATGTTACGGTTTAATATACGCCTTACATATCATACTAAGATCATACACTTCCAGGTAGAAACAATTTCCTCATtccatataaaaacaacaataacaaaaagtacaaataaataaatgcaaCATGCGTCATCTGTGTTCAAGGAGATAACACAAAATTTTGGACCATATGCAACCATAGAACTATCTATAATGCTTAATCTTAGTTTAAAAGGAACACGGCATCGAAGAGATCTAAGACATTAGCATGTGGAAGCCATATGAACACCCAAAAAATCATGTAGGAAACTCCCACAGATTACTCATTCTGCAAAACAGTCATCATGGGATTCAT
This sequence is a window from Spinacia oleracea cultivar Varoflay chromosome 1, BTI_SOV_V1, whole genome shotgun sequence. Protein-coding genes within it:
- the LOC110778268 gene encoding nonsense-mediated mRNA decay factor SMG7 isoform X1, with translation MAVQMDIPSEISPRERAQRLYNKNVELENTRRKSAQARIPSDPNVWQQLRENYEAIILEDLSFSEQHEIELALWQLHYRRIEELRALYNATLSSNVSSATRNGNAAPARPDRLARIRSQFKTFLSEATGFYHELMLKIRAKYGLSLDYFSDDPDNQILLSEDGQRITDMKNSLISCHRCLIYLGDLARYKGLYGDGESKSRDFAAASSYYVQASLMWPSGGNPHHQLAIVAAYHGDELAATYRYFRSLAVESPFTTARDNLIIAFERNRQNYSQLLEDSKTSTTKAAISRVSGKGKGRGEARSFVKENRCQSSPSKEKAPSIPETFKAFCIKFVRVNGILFTRTSLETFADVLSMAKNDFLVLLSSGLEEQYSFGSDATECGHVIVRLVAILIFTVHNVKRESESQSYAEILQRSVLLQNAYTAIFEFMGHIVKRCLQLHEPLSSYLVPGVLVFVEWLACHPDVATCSEAGEKQSSARIFFWNSCITFFNKLLSSGFFSNDEDESCFSNMSKYEEGETSNRLALWEDFELRGFLPLHAAHQILDFSRKHTFGNGNNGGVREKTTRVLRIIAAGKIFTGVVGIGQQGVHFDSDLKKFVLGVEAQLCPEASPETLMSKVTGQEMSSDKKSSPRVLGPVKMVELEDEEEVIVFKPSAADKQFDTGFQALTSCEDLGLVANMSGGDLGLYDRPVSVSPNGNLFNGVFPNGILQNGHETHTATLRPSISVSNASSQHMQPIQLPTSGWLSEQQASVMSGFRNLNLMDNGLLMNQMPSENFTPLQSTALSLPFTHAVNLNTSNGYPVQISEASMPSKTDFIISSGPDLNVSTIKSHSVFPVGSRKNPVSRPIRRVGPPPGFTPATPKCADDPQIEPGVKDENPMMDDYSWLDGYKMPSSTKQDMGFDICTNLNGALYNHVGKWNDTPGSISFPFPGKQVSAIRAPVENNALWQDYQFPDGLNFCEQQQQKGNQQAMPFLQQFQGQSLWEGRFQV
- the LOC110778268 gene encoding nonsense-mediated mRNA decay factor SMG7 isoform X2, producing the protein MAVQMDIPSEISPRERAQRLYNKNVELENTRRKSAQARIPSDPNVWQQLRENYEAIILEDLSFSEQHEIELALWQLHYRRIEELRALYNATLSSNVSSATRNGNAAPARPDRLARIRSQFKTFLSEATGFYHELMLKIRAKYGLSLDYFSDDPDNQILLSEDGQRITDMKNSLISCHRCLIYLGDLARYKGLYGDGESKSRDFAAASSYYVQASLMWPSGGNPHHQLAIVAAYHGDELAATYRYFRSLAVESPFTTARDNLIIAFERNRQNYSQLLEDSKTSTTKAAISRVSGKGKGRGEARSFVKENRCQSSPSKEKAPSIPETFKAFCIKFVRVNGILFTRTSLETFADVLSMAKNDFLVLLSSGLEEQYSFGSDATECGHVIVRLVAILIFTVHNVKRESESQSYAEILQRSVLLQNAYTAIFEFMGHIVKRCLQLHEPLSSYLVPGVLVFVEWLACHPDVATCSEAGEKQSSARIFFWNSCITFFNKLLSSGFFSNDEDESCFSNMSKYEEGETSNRLALWEDFELRGFLPLHAAHQILDFSRKHTFGNGNNGGVREKTTRVLRIIAAGKIFTGVVGIGQQGVHFDSDLKKFVLGVEAQLCPEASPETLMSKVTGQEMSSDKKSSPRVLGPVKMVELEDEEEVIVFKPSAADKQFDTGFQALTSCEDLGLVANMSGGDLGLYDRPVSVSPNGNLFNGVFPNGILQNGHETHTATLRPSISVSNASSQHMQPIQLPTSGWLSEQQASVMSGFRNLNLMDNGLLMNQMPSENFTPLQSTALSLPFTHAVNLNTSNGYPVQISEASMPSKTDFIISSGPDLNVSTIKSHSVFPVGSRKNPVSRPIRRVGPPPGFTPATPKCADDPQIEPGVKDENPMMDDYSWLDGYKMPSSTKQDMGFDICTNLNGALYNHVGKWNDTPGSISFPFPGKQQQQKGNQQAMPFLQQFQGQSLWEGRFQV